The Bicyclus anynana chromosome Z, ilBicAnyn1.1, whole genome shotgun sequence genome window below encodes:
- the LOC112047900 gene encoding UDP-sugar transporter UST74c encodes MSGHISQEEAEADRVLMVKKILSAAFYAFASFMITVVNKTVLTSYAFPSYQVLGLGQMIATITVLWCGRSLKLVKFPTLDSGVARRIWPLPLIYMGNMATGLGGTKELSLPMFTALRRFSILMTMIGERFVLGVKASWPVQVSVLAMVGGALLAAADDVTFSWSGYTLVLLNDGFTAANGVYMKKKLDSKELGKYGLMYYNALFMIVPAGVIAWCTGDLERSAAYPHWSDMLFLIQFLMSCVMGFVLSYSVMLCTQHNSALTTTIIGCLKNIFVTYLGMIIGGDYVYSWLNFVGLNISVLASLGYTYVTFKRKPVSYMMLNEANSKVDTV; translated from the coding sequence CATTCTACGCGTTCGCTTCGTTCATGATAACGGTAGTGAATAAAACCGTACTAACTTCTTACGCGTTTCCATCCTATCAAGTTTTAGGCTTAGGACAAATGATAGCCACTATTACGGTGCTTTGGTGTGGACGTTCTTTAAAATTGGTGAAGTTTCCGACACTGGACAGTGGTGTTGCACGCCGTATTTGGCCACTACCATTGATTTACATGGGaaacatggctacaggccttgGTGGTACTAAAGAACTCAGCCTTCCGATGTTCACTGCACTGCGACGCTTCAGCATACTTATGACTATGATTGGTGAAAGGTTCGTGCTTGGAGTCAAAGCGTCTTGGCCTGTTCAGGTCAGTGTTCTGGCAATGGTGGGAGGTGCTTTACTGGCAGCCGCTGATGATGTCACATTTTCATGGTCAGGCTACACACTGGTACTATTAAATGATGGTTTCACTGCGGCCAATGGAGTATACATGAAAAAGAAATTGGATTCCAAGGAACTTGGCAAGTATGGGCTGATGTATTACAATGCATTATTTATGATAGTTCCAGCTGGTGTTATTGCTTGGTGTACAGGTGATCTGGAACGCTCCGCTGCCTACCCTCACTGGTCTGACATGCTATTCCTTATTCAGTTCTTGATGTCATGTGTCATGGGTTTTGTGTTATCCTACAGTGTCATGTTATGTACACAACACAACAGTGctttaacaaccactatcatAGGTTGtcttaaaaatatctttgttactTATTTGGGTATGATTATTGGTGGGGACTATGTGTATTCATGGCTCAATTTTGTTGGTTTGAATATCAGTGTACTAGCGAGCTTGGGTTACACCTATGTGACATTTAAACGTAAACCAGTCTCATACATGATGCTAAATGAAGCAAACAGTAAAGTTGATACTGTATAG